A genomic window from Anthonomus grandis grandis chromosome 2, icAntGran1.3, whole genome shotgun sequence includes:
- the LOC126750240 gene encoding probable deoxyhypusine synthase has product MSSPEEVVLVKTKDSSLLKEKVCGYNWSQGLDYDKILQSYLHTGFQATNFGLGVEEINKMLECRKLPIPADKYIDKEDEHITVRSNCTIFLGYTSNLVSSGLRETIKFLVQHSLVDCLVTTAGGIEEDFIKCMCPTYLGDFTLAGKSLREKGINRIGNLLVPNDNYCSFENWIIPIFDQMLKEQKEEKVLWTPSRLIDRLGQEINHEDSIYYWAYKNKIPVFCPGLTDGSIGDMMFLHSFKNPGLVVDIIQDLRRINLMAMKAVNSGVIILGGGLIKHHICNANLMRNGADFAVYLNTASEFDGSDSGARPDEAVSWGKIKKEAKPVKIYAEATLVFPLLVAQTFAKEVFNSCRNT; this is encoded by the exons ATGAGTTCTCCAGAAGAAGTAGTTCTAGTAAAAACCAAAGATTCCTCactcttaaaagaaaaagtttgtGGATACAACTGGTCCCAGGGTCTTGACTATGATAAAATTCTCCAAAGTTATTTGCACACTGGTTTTCAAGCCACCAATTTTGGTTTAGGTGTTGAGGAAATTAATAAGATGTTGGAGTGTAGGAAGTTGCCAATACCTGCAGACAAGTATATAGACAAGGAGGATGAGCATATCACTGTGAGGAGTAACTGTACTATATTCCTGGGGTATACTTCTAACTTGGTGTCAAGTGGATTGAGGGAAactattaagtttttagtaCAACATAGTTTG GTAGATTGCTTAGTTACCACAGCAGGAGGCATAGAAGAAGACTTTATAAAATGCATGTGCCCAACTTACCTAGGTGACTTCACCCTAGCAGGTAAATCCCTTAGAGAAAAGGGCATAAATCGGATAGGAAACTTACTGGTTCCCAATGACAATTATTGCTCATTTGAAAACTGGATTATACCAATTTTTGATCAGATGCTTAAGGagcaaaaagaagaaaaggTATTGTGGACACCCAGTAGACTAATTGATAGGCTTGGGCAAGAGATCAACCATGAAGATAGTATTTATTATTGGgcttataaaaataagattcCTGTATTCTGTCCTGGGTTAACAGATGGAAGTATTGGAGATATGATGTTTTTGCATTCTTTTAAGAATCCTGGCCTAGTAGTGGACATTATCCAAG ACCTTAGAAGAATAAACCTTATGGCTATGAAGGCTGTGAACAGTGGAGTGATTATTTTAGGAGGAGGATTAATCAAACACCATATTTGTAATGCCAATTTAATG AGAAATGGGGCAGATTTTGCAGTTTATCTAAACACAGCTTCAGAATTTGATGGAAGTGACTCTGGAGCAAGACCGGATGAAGCAGTTTCATGGGGAAAGATAAAGAAGGAGGCCAAACCTGTTAAAATTTATGCAGAGGCTACACTGGTGTTCCCGTTATTGGTTGCCCAGACATTTGCTAAGGAGGTTTTCAATAGTTGTAGAAACacttga